The following coding sequences are from one Collimonas arenae window:
- a CDS encoding DUF2157 domain-containing protein, producing MNARSILDHWHDTGALDQQGYRQALRALHLAPDAARWRQLAARLLLIGGVLCVLAGTLMLFASNWLAWPRLARVGAAETGWLALLVWAFMTRPDNQARRWALFAVATMTGIWLAVIGQAYQTGADAWQLFALWAALALPWALLANFAPLWGLWIVIVSLALQLWLPHAPWRSALSAWDPFDNANLPLIGFWLAALAVAEWRQNAAAPWTARILPRLLGLGLALLLTIQACMILAGEHLHAFGEYSPTTNGLVLLLWLACVGAALYFYSLRRDLLMLALPLFSVWVAVLAWIANFTHDSGWLYPTALLAIGGLGGIAWWLHARHRQWQTASRSALQELAP from the coding sequence ATGAATGCACGCAGCATTCTTGATCATTGGCATGACACCGGCGCATTGGATCAACAAGGCTATCGCCAGGCCTTGCGTGCGCTGCATCTGGCGCCGGACGCTGCGCGCTGGCGTCAGCTTGCGGCACGCCTTCTGCTGATCGGCGGCGTGCTATGCGTGCTAGCCGGCACCCTGATGTTGTTCGCATCCAACTGGCTCGCCTGGCCGCGATTGGCGCGGGTCGGCGCCGCCGAAACCGGCTGGCTGGCCTTGCTAGTGTGGGCCTTCATGACGCGACCGGACAACCAAGCCCGACGCTGGGCGCTGTTTGCTGTCGCCACCATGACAGGCATCTGGCTAGCGGTAATCGGCCAGGCTTACCAGACTGGCGCAGATGCCTGGCAGTTGTTCGCACTGTGGGCTGCGCTAGCGCTGCCATGGGCGCTGCTCGCCAATTTCGCGCCATTGTGGGGCTTATGGATCGTCATCGTCTCGCTAGCGCTACAACTTTGGCTGCCGCACGCGCCGTGGCGCTCCGCCCTCTCGGCATGGGATCCGTTCGACAATGCCAACCTGCCTCTGATCGGCTTCTGGCTGGCCGCGCTGGCCGTTGCAGAATGGCGGCAAAACGCAGCTGCACCATGGACTGCGCGTATCCTGCCGCGCCTGTTGGGACTCGGATTGGCGCTGCTGCTGACAATCCAGGCCTGCATGATCCTGGCCGGCGAGCATCTGCATGCATTCGGTGAATATTCTCCGACTACTAACGGCCTGGTCCTGCTGCTGTGGCTGGCCTGCGTAGGCGCAGCGCTGTATTTCTATTCGCTGCGGCGCGACCTGTTGATGCTAGCCTTGCCGCTGTTTTCAGTGTGGGTCGCAGTGCTGGCCTGGATCGCCAATTTCACGCATGACAGTGGCTGGCTGTATCCGACAGCCTTGCTGGCCATCGGCGGCCTGGGCGGCATCGCCTGGTGGCTGCATGCACGGCACCGGCAATGGCAAACCGCATCGCGGTCGGCATTACAGGAGCTGGCGCCATGA
- a CDS encoding DUF4401 domain-containing protein produces MSQSINELAGWDSVIAGLRDSGALRQDAALPEHDDSLPWSVMILQTIAAWITAALLVAAVVVPAFIASNESAWLVCGVVLMALAIAVMHFNQKSFFLPQMAVPVAIAGAVLAGFGLKPDSWQLTTFILALILFALASHRLLRFIAAGVMLAVLWYWMTPWLGRYSYNLEQPTAWVRQLAPLRDLLFSFALWWLWTQPLNRLGLGPAVWQPLRHALLWFWLGVQVWQAIFWHTLFGAPADADQWLAPNTLWLAHRLLDLLPLLLAVAATLRHSPGLSARIWPLAVLLPLCVLSPALATAALVLWIGLAEGRSYLTALGIAAALAGFGAFYYNLSWPLLHKGLLLMASGALLLLVWLFMSRRTP; encoded by the coding sequence ATGAGCCAATCAATCAATGAGCTTGCGGGCTGGGACAGCGTGATAGCTGGCTTGCGCGACAGCGGCGCGTTGCGCCAGGATGCCGCGCTGCCTGAGCACGATGACAGTCTGCCCTGGTCCGTGATGATCCTGCAAACCATTGCGGCCTGGATTACTGCCGCACTGCTGGTGGCGGCCGTGGTGGTGCCGGCCTTCATCGCCAGCAACGAAAGCGCGTGGCTGGTTTGCGGCGTGGTGCTGATGGCGCTTGCCATCGCCGTGATGCACTTCAACCAAAAATCGTTTTTCCTGCCGCAGATGGCGGTGCCAGTGGCGATTGCCGGCGCCGTGCTGGCCGGCTTTGGTCTCAAGCCGGATTCGTGGCAACTGACGACTTTCATACTGGCGCTGATCCTCTTCGCACTGGCCAGCCATCGCTTGCTGCGCTTCATTGCGGCCGGCGTCATGCTGGCGGTATTGTGGTACTGGATGACGCCATGGCTGGGACGCTATAGCTACAATCTGGAACAACCGACGGCCTGGGTCCGGCAACTTGCGCCGCTGCGCGACCTGCTGTTTTCGTTTGCGCTATGGTGGCTGTGGACACAGCCGCTGAACCGGCTCGGACTCGGCCCTGCGGTCTGGCAACCGCTGCGCCACGCGCTATTATGGTTCTGGCTGGGCGTGCAAGTGTGGCAGGCCATCTTTTGGCACACGCTGTTCGGCGCACCCGCCGACGCCGATCAATGGCTGGCGCCAAATACGCTCTGGTTGGCCCACCGCTTGCTCGACCTGCTGCCCTTGCTGCTGGCAGTGGCCGCGACACTGCGGCACTCCCCCGGATTGAGTGCCAGAATCTGGCCGCTGGCGGTGCTGCTACCTCTCTGCGTCTTGTCGCCGGCACTGGCGACTGCGGCGCTGGTGCTATGGATCGGCTTGGCCGAAGGTCGCAGCTACCTGACCGCGCTTGGCATTGCCGCTGCGCTGGCGGGCTTCGGCGCCTTCTATTACAACCTGAGCTGGCCATTGCTGCATAAAGGATTGCTGCTGATGGCGAGCGGCGCCCTGCTGTTGCTGGTGTGGCTGTTCATGTCGAGGAGAACACCATGA
- a CDS encoding GDYXXLXY domain-containing protein, with the protein MKRWHLPAFVIAAVATLLLLNGIVWQHEQTLKHGRAVLLQLRPVDPRSLMQGDYMALDYQLTQQVGQLLSTTNATAGEGQALAVMLRADADGVAQLQRIAKAGEQAQSDEILLRLKWENSGARLPSQSYFFAEGEGARFAKARYAIFRVANDGTALLSGLADEQHLPIADRIDKSGVSQAGARGS; encoded by the coding sequence ATGAAACGCTGGCACCTCCCGGCTTTCGTCATTGCCGCCGTGGCTACGCTGCTGCTACTCAACGGCATCGTCTGGCAGCACGAGCAAACCCTAAAACATGGCCGCGCAGTTCTGCTGCAGTTGCGCCCGGTCGATCCACGTTCGTTGATGCAAGGCGATTACATGGCGCTCGACTATCAACTGACACAACAAGTCGGGCAATTGCTGTCGACCACCAATGCCACTGCCGGCGAAGGGCAAGCTTTAGCGGTCATGTTGCGCGCTGACGCAGACGGCGTCGCTCAGCTGCAGCGCATCGCCAAAGCCGGCGAACAAGCGCAAAGCGACGAAATCCTGTTACGCCTGAAATGGGAAAACAGCGGCGCTCGCTTGCCGAGCCAAAGTTACTTCTTCGCTGAAGGAGAAGGCGCACGTTTCGCCAAAGCCCGCTATGCCATATTCCGGGTGGCGAATGACGGTACCGCATTGCTATCCGGCCTTGCCGATGAGCAGCACCTGCCGATTGCCGATCGAATCGATAAATCAGGCGTGTCCCAGGCTGGCGCCCGTGGCTCGTAA
- a CDS encoding DUF945 family protein, with protein MKRSQIAIAVSVVVLAWVAVVPGLVGMRAEAELGKIDQDGLSTSSLPISAKLASFQRGWFSSTAKTEYAISMGAQPIRLAVTHQINQFAIPFYRWAKITHTIALVDDKGVETPLPVKLDASTDKLFFGGLSTNVAAPEINWQNQEGLHIVGKNLNLNFHGKSGETQNTNSTCHPSAPLLRPLRSTSI; from the coding sequence ATGAAACGTTCTCAAATAGCCATCGCCGTCAGCGTCGTCGTACTTGCGTGGGTTGCCGTAGTTCCGGGTCTGGTCGGCATGCGCGCCGAAGCCGAACTAGGCAAAATCGATCAGGACGGGTTGAGCACCAGTTCCCTGCCGATCAGTGCCAAGCTAGCCTCGTTCCAGCGCGGCTGGTTCTCGTCGACAGCCAAGACCGAGTATGCGATTTCAATGGGTGCACAGCCAATCCGCCTGGCGGTAACGCATCAGATCAATCAGTTCGCCATTCCGTTTTACCGTTGGGCCAAGATCACGCACACAATTGCGCTGGTCGATGACAAGGGAGTGGAAACGCCGTTGCCGGTCAAGCTCGACGCCAGCACCGACAAGCTGTTCTTCGGCGGCCTGTCGACCAATGTTGCTGCGCCGGAAATCAATTGGCAAAACCAGGAAGGCCTGCATATCGTTGGCAAAAACCTGAACTTGAACTTCCATGGGAAAAGCGGTGAAACGCAAAATACGAACTCAACCTGCCATCCCTCAGCGCCACTACTGCGGCCACTCAGATCAACGTCAATCTGA
- a CDS encoding DUF945 family protein — MNVNLSNLNLSGTYKDEKSATDTWKQDGRIKLDSVEATRNGNAFLKLQNLVLDTDLKDHGNNFDLVYQTKIDKSLFGDANGVVADDIHFDFSYLNLNKDALLKIQAASKAFYEDMAKTQPAAGADAAAVAAAGDDSTDAKLAQQKAHMAVLMQHAGELVASSPGFRIDRLSLKTPNGDVAGNFEVNLDGKGLAPDALKGDNVMALLKERISGKGSLTLARDVFLNAFEQKNAAAPAQRQMKENQLKMYVDQGYIKDDGKQLSLESTFGPQGVAINGKRIM; from the coding sequence ATCAACGTCAATCTGAGCAATCTCAATCTGAGCGGCACCTACAAGGATGAAAAGAGCGCCACCGATACCTGGAAACAGGACGGCCGCATCAAGCTGGACAGTGTCGAGGCAACCAGAAACGGTAACGCCTTCCTGAAACTGCAAAACCTGGTCTTGGATACCGACCTGAAAGACCACGGCAACAATTTCGATCTGGTCTACCAGACCAAGATCGACAAGAGCCTGTTCGGCGATGCCAATGGCGTTGTCGCCGACGACATCCACTTCGACTTTTCCTACCTCAATCTGAACAAGGATGCGCTGCTGAAAATCCAGGCAGCTTCCAAGGCGTTCTATGAAGATATGGCAAAAACCCAGCCAGCTGCCGGCGCAGATGCTGCCGCAGTTGCAGCGGCGGGTGACGATAGCACCGACGCCAAGCTGGCCCAGCAAAAGGCGCATATGGCCGTGCTGATGCAGCACGCTGGCGAACTGGTCGCCAGCTCGCCAGGCTTCCGCATCGATCGCCTCAGCCTGAAGACACCTAACGGCGACGTAGCCGGCAACTTTGAGGTCAACCTGGATGGTAAAGGCCTGGCGCCGGACGCGTTGAAGGGCGACAACGTGATGGCGCTGCTGAAGGAAAGAATTTCCGGCAAAGGTTCGCTGACGCTCGCGCGTGACGTGTTCCTCAATGCATTCGAACAGAAAAATGCCGCAGCGCCCGCCCAGCGGCAAATGAAGGAAAACCAGTTGAAGATGTATGTCGACCAAGGCTATATCAAGGACGACGGCAAGCAATTGTCGCTGGAATCGACATTCGGTCCGCAAGGTGTCGCCATCAACGGCAAGCGCATCATGTAA
- a CDS encoding LysR family transcriptional regulator codes for MDWDNARIFLGIYRVGTLRGAATLLQVDQATVGRRLAAMEQSLGARLFLRTPAGYVPTPAGELAFTAAERMELAADQLQRQMQGIDDRLCGVVRVAATDTMAKHYLFLALQRLRALHPDIRVVMSTSTQLSNLTRREADLAVRTLRPSSPDLISRHLTRREVGLYASKSYLKTHGEPQPDTALAGHDLVIYQSSISPSQSEALCGESIGNARVALEVNSGLMLIEGVRAGLGIGELPIHMADLDPQLVRIWPHRTEAYDVWLVLHGDLNRTARVRAVADAIVEVYTENDESLKNDAPEKSPAGLQ; via the coding sequence ATGGATTGGGATAACGCCAGGATTTTCCTCGGCATTTATCGCGTCGGCACCCTGCGTGGCGCGGCAACTTTGCTGCAAGTCGACCAGGCTACCGTCGGGCGACGACTGGCCGCGATGGAGCAATCGCTCGGTGCGCGCCTGTTCTTGCGTACGCCCGCTGGCTATGTGCCGACCCCGGCCGGGGAATTGGCCTTTACCGCGGCGGAGCGTATGGAGCTGGCGGCCGATCAGCTGCAGCGGCAGATGCAGGGCATCGACGATCGCCTCTGCGGCGTGGTGCGGGTAGCGGCCACCGACACTATGGCCAAGCACTATCTGTTCCTTGCGTTGCAGCGCCTGCGCGCATTGCATCCCGATATCCGGGTGGTAATGAGTACTTCCACCCAGTTATCGAACCTGACCCGGCGTGAAGCGGACCTGGCGGTACGCACCTTGCGTCCCAGCAGTCCGGATCTGATTTCGCGTCACCTGACGCGACGCGAAGTGGGTTTGTACGCCTCTAAAAGTTATCTGAAGACGCACGGCGAACCGCAACCCGATACGGCGCTGGCTGGACACGATTTGGTGATCTATCAGAGCAGTATTTCGCCATCCCAGAGTGAGGCCTTGTGCGGCGAGTCGATAGGGAACGCGCGCGTTGCGCTGGAAGTCAATTCCGGCCTGATGCTGATTGAGGGAGTGCGCGCAGGGCTTGGTATTGGCGAGTTGCCGATCCACATGGCCGATCTCGATCCGCAACTTGTGCGCATCTGGCCGCACCGCACTGAAGCGTATGATGTCTGGTTGGTATTGCATGGCGACCTGAACCGCACGGCGCGGGTGCGTGCGGTGGCGGATGCAATCGTCGAGGTGTACACCGAAAACGATGAAAGCCTAAAAAACGACGCACCTGAGAAAAGCCCCGCCGGGTTGCAATAA
- a CDS encoding MFS transporter, which translates to MSAPCPIPAKPSAATHPTTPGLLPLITLAIGFVMAMLDVTAVNVALSDISHSLSTPLSGLVWVVDGYTLTFAALLLVGGALADRYGAKVIYLTGLAVFMVGSLFCGAAPSGNALIAARMLQGVGSALFMPSSLSLLTHAYEDDRVRARMLGTWSAIVAVAAAMGPLVGGILVDRFGWRSVFLINVPVGLLGMFMAHMLIPAAPKHWRALTIFSHALGITALAALCFALIEGPVYGWTSAPILTAAAVLLIAAGALVQRERRGAEPLLPRALFATPRFAASNLIGFLINFGVFGQLFLLSLYLQQARGSDALHTGMQLLPMMAVFSFGNLLSGRITVRWGTRVPMLGGLLLATLMAVVLTTTTSHTPYPLFALGVAIANWGVGIAIPAMTTTVMQVAGRSHANSAAAALNANRQIGALVGVAIVGSILHAVTTWDSRMPFAFSVIGLSYCAAALLVWRFISGPAK; encoded by the coding sequence ATGTCCGCCCCCTGCCCCATTCCGGCCAAGCCGTCCGCAGCCACCCATCCCACCACGCCCGGCCTGCTGCCATTGATCACGCTGGCTATCGGTTTCGTGATGGCGATGCTGGATGTGACGGCCGTCAACGTCGCCCTGTCCGACATTTCGCATAGCCTGTCAACGCCGCTCAGCGGCTTGGTCTGGGTGGTCGATGGCTACACGTTGACGTTTGCGGCACTATTGCTGGTTGGCGGTGCGCTGGCCGACCGCTACGGCGCCAAGGTGATCTACCTGACGGGCCTGGCAGTGTTCATGGTTGGTTCCTTGTTTTGCGGCGCCGCCCCTAGCGGTAATGCACTGATCGCCGCCCGCATGCTGCAGGGCGTCGGCTCGGCGCTCTTCATGCCGAGCTCGCTGAGTTTGCTGACCCACGCTTATGAAGACGATCGCGTCCGCGCCCGCATGCTCGGCACCTGGTCCGCCATCGTAGCGGTGGCGGCAGCAATGGGGCCGCTGGTGGGTGGCATACTGGTCGACCGCTTCGGCTGGCGCAGCGTATTCCTGATCAACGTTCCGGTCGGGCTGCTCGGCATGTTCATGGCGCACATGCTGATTCCCGCCGCCCCTAAACACTGGCGTGCATTGACCATTTTCAGCCATGCGTTGGGCATTACCGCGCTGGCCGCCCTGTGCTTCGCGCTGATCGAAGGCCCGGTTTATGGGTGGACCTCGGCGCCGATCCTGACGGCGGCAGCTGTGTTGCTGATTGCCGCCGGCGCCCTGGTGCAGCGCGAACGACGCGGCGCCGAGCCACTGCTACCGCGCGCACTGTTCGCCACGCCGCGCTTTGCCGCTTCCAACCTGATCGGCTTCCTGATCAATTTCGGTGTCTTCGGCCAGTTGTTCCTGCTCAGCCTGTACCTGCAGCAAGCACGCGGCAGCGATGCGCTGCACACCGGCATGCAGTTGTTGCCGATGATGGCGGTGTTCTCTTTCGGGAATCTGCTGTCGGGTCGCATCACCGTGCGCTGGGGTACCCGTGTACCGATGCTCGGCGGCTTGCTGCTGGCGACCTTGATGGCTGTCGTGCTGACCACCACCACGTCGCACACGCCCTACCCACTGTTCGCGCTGGGCGTAGCCATCGCCAACTGGGGCGTCGGCATCGCGATTCCGGCGATGACGACCACCGTCATGCAAGTCGCCGGACGCAGTCACGCCAACAGCGCGGCCGCAGCATTGAACGCCAATCGTCAGATCGGCGCGCTGGTCGGCGTCGCCATTGTCGGCAGTATCCTGCATGCCGTCACGACCTGGGATAGCCGCATGCCATTTGCCTTCAGCGTCATCGGATTATCGTATTGCGCGGCGGCGCTGCTGGTCTGGCGTTTCATCAGTGGACCGGCCAAATAA
- a CDS encoding anti-sigma factor family protein, with product MDHKEALELMPAYVDMELGIVETLAMERHLDGCDDCRREYAAQRIISERFKKEVAYFDAPAHLAARINAALPPDDRPQPSRRFNWLRLNGAINWSMPVAVMATVLALAGSVGMYLSVPSADDRLVEEVIASHVRSLQVDHLSDVASTDQHTVKPWFNGKLNFAPPVVDLAQQGFPLIGGRLDYLDGKPVAALIYRRQQHPINLYIWPSTGKDVAPQQQNFRGYHMVRWTWDGMEYWTVSDLAANDLKSFAESIRSRVRQ from the coding sequence ATGGACCACAAGGAAGCCTTGGAGCTGATGCCGGCCTATGTCGATATGGAGCTTGGCATCGTCGAGACATTGGCCATGGAACGCCATCTGGATGGTTGCGATGATTGCCGCCGGGAATATGCGGCGCAGCGCATCATCAGCGAACGCTTCAAGAAGGAAGTGGCGTATTTCGATGCCCCTGCGCATCTGGCTGCGCGCATCAATGCTGCCTTGCCGCCGGATGATCGTCCGCAACCGTCGCGACGCTTTAACTGGCTTCGCCTCAACGGGGCCATCAACTGGTCAATGCCCGTCGCGGTAATGGCGACCGTGTTGGCGCTGGCCGGGAGCGTCGGCATGTATCTTAGCGTGCCCTCGGCCGATGACAGGCTGGTGGAGGAGGTGATTGCAAGTCATGTGCGTTCATTGCAGGTCGATCATTTGTCGGATGTGGCATCGACCGATCAGCACACCGTGAAGCCTTGGTTCAACGGCAAGCTGAATTTTGCACCGCCGGTCGTTGACCTGGCACAACAGGGATTTCCGCTGATCGGCGGCCGTCTCGATTATCTCGACGGCAAGCCTGTAGCCGCACTCATCTACCGTCGTCAGCAACACCCCATCAATCTCTACATCTGGCCTAGCACCGGCAAGGATGTCGCTCCTCAGCAGCAGAATTTCCGGGGTTATCACATGGTGCGCTGGACTTGGGATGGCATGGAGTACTGGACAGTGTCCGACCTGGCCGCCAACGACCTGAAGAGTTTTGCGGAGTCTATACGCTCGAGGGTGCGTCAGTAA
- a CDS encoding sigma-70 family RNA polymerase sigma factor translates to MIESTKTKRFQAVVLPHLNSAFNLACWLTHSRQDAEDVVQEAYLRAFKFFDGFHGEDGRAWLLTIVRNTFYNWYQENHSQHRGPLFDEEFHSFEQTGAAALARADDNPEHLLMQKDSERLLQQALGALPLEFREVMVMRELEELSYKQIAAIVGIPIGTVMSRLGRGRRLLAQILAPADRE, encoded by the coding sequence ATGATCGAATCAACAAAAACAAAGCGCTTTCAAGCAGTGGTGCTGCCGCACCTGAACTCGGCATTCAACCTGGCCTGCTGGCTCACGCATAGCCGCCAGGACGCGGAGGATGTTGTGCAGGAGGCTTACTTGCGCGCCTTCAAGTTTTTCGATGGCTTCCATGGCGAAGATGGCCGTGCCTGGCTGCTGACGATTGTGCGCAATACGTTCTACAACTGGTATCAGGAGAATCATTCTCAGCACCGGGGGCCGCTGTTCGACGAGGAGTTCCACAGTTTCGAGCAGACAGGTGCCGCTGCGCTGGCGCGTGCCGACGATAATCCGGAGCATCTGCTGATGCAGAAGGACAGCGAACGGTTGTTGCAGCAAGCGCTTGGGGCGTTGCCGCTGGAATTTAGAGAGGTGATGGTGATGCGTGAACTGGAAGAGCTGTCCTACAAGCAAATCGCCGCTATCGTGGGAATTCCCATCGGCACGGTCATGTCGCGCCTTGGGCGCGGACGCAGATTGCTGGCGCAGATCCTTGCGCCCGCGGATCGGGAGTGA
- a CDS encoding metallophosphoesterase family protein: MDNHINRRSFLRLAGLGGAIYVSGLSGWASAAAKPGAANEDFFFIQLSDSHWGFEGAPNPDAHGTLKKAVAAVNSLEQQPDFVVFTGDLTHTTDDPQERRKRLAEFKEIVGALKVKTVHFMPGEHDASLDHGEAYQEFFGKTHYTFDHKGVHFIVIDNVSDPTGAIGEEQLAWLAADLAQQAADARIVVFTHRPLFDLYPQWDWATRDGAKAVDLLMPHANVTVFYGHIHQENHHMTGHIAHHAAKSLIFPLPAPGSQPKRTPLPWDDAYPYRGLGFREVVAEVPKAEYELIELPVKKEGA; the protein is encoded by the coding sequence ATGGACAATCACATCAATCGGCGCAGTTTCCTCAGGCTGGCCGGCCTGGGTGGCGCCATCTACGTGTCCGGGCTGAGCGGCTGGGCCAGCGCAGCGGCCAAACCGGGAGCGGCCAATGAAGACTTTTTCTTCATTCAGCTATCGGACAGCCACTGGGGATTTGAAGGAGCACCCAATCCCGATGCCCACGGCACCTTGAAAAAGGCAGTTGCTGCCGTGAACAGCCTGGAGCAGCAACCGGATTTCGTTGTCTTCACCGGCGACCTGACCCACACCACGGACGATCCGCAAGAGCGGCGCAAGAGGCTGGCTGAATTCAAGGAAATTGTCGGCGCGCTCAAGGTCAAGACTGTCCACTTCATGCCCGGCGAGCACGATGCGTCGCTCGACCATGGTGAAGCCTATCAGGAGTTCTTCGGCAAGACGCACTACACCTTCGATCACAAGGGCGTACATTTCATCGTGATCGACAATGTTTCCGATCCGACCGGCGCCATCGGTGAAGAACAACTCGCTTGGCTCGCCGCCGATCTGGCGCAACAAGCGGCAGACGCCAGGATTGTCGTCTTCACGCACCGACCGCTATTCGACCTCTACCCGCAATGGGATTGGGCGACGCGCGATGGCGCCAAGGCAGTCGATCTGCTGATGCCGCATGCCAACGTGACCGTGTTCTACGGCCATATCCATCAAGAAAACCACCATATGACCGGCCACATAGCGCATCACGCTGCGAAGTCGCTGATCTTTCCGCTACCGGCGCCCGGTTCGCAACCGAAGCGCACCCCGCTGCCCTGGGACGATGCCTATCCATACCGCGGCCTCGGTTTCCGCGAAGTCGTCGCCGAAGTGCCGAAAGCAGAATATGAATTGATTGAATTGCCGGTCAAAAAGGAGGGAGCATGA
- a CDS encoding cupredoxin domain-containing protein, with product MNTNHKRRLLLAGALAGGLGGVAAAVGAQSQERVIKVVAKKFDFTPGEIHLKKNVPVTLEFTTQDVVMGFNLPDFALRTDIVPGTTSRLRFTPDKAGEFPFHCDVFCGSGMKT from the coding sequence ATGAATACCAATCACAAACGGCGCCTGTTGCTGGCCGGTGCACTCGCAGGCGGGCTGGGCGGTGTCGCTGCTGCCGTGGGCGCGCAATCGCAGGAACGGGTAATCAAGGTGGTGGCAAAGAAATTTGATTTCACTCCCGGCGAAATCCATCTGAAAAAGAATGTCCCGGTGACATTAGAGTTCACCACGCAAGATGTCGTCATGGGTTTCAACCTGCCAGATTTTGCGTTGCGTACCGATATCGTTCCGGGAACCACATCGCGCCTGCGCTTCACGCCCGACAAGGCCGGCGAATTTCCATTTCATTGCGATGTATTTTGCGGCTCCGGCATGAAAACATGA
- a CDS encoding MarR family winged helix-turn-helix transcriptional regulator: MPKPSSALTKQDFEALSAFRYQLRKFLRFSEDAAQAEGVTPQQYLLLLHVKGFPDRDWASIGELAERLQSQHHGVVALVSRCEKLKLVKRQPSEVDRRQVNVHLLPAGERCLAKLAELHHAELNTLSDIFRVPTINT, encoded by the coding sequence ATGCCAAAACCATCCTCCGCGCTAACCAAACAGGATTTCGAAGCCCTGTCCGCGTTCCGCTACCAACTCCGAAAATTCCTGAGATTCAGCGAAGACGCTGCGCAGGCGGAAGGCGTCACACCTCAGCAATACTTGCTGCTGTTGCACGTCAAAGGCTTCCCGGATCGGGACTGGGCCAGCATCGGCGAGCTGGCCGAACGTTTGCAATCACAGCATCACGGCGTGGTGGCATTGGTGTCGCGCTGCGAGAAGCTGAAGCTGGTCAAGCGCCAGCCCAGCGAGGTCGATCGGCGGCAAGTCAACGTCCACCTGTTGCCGGCCGGCGAGCGCTGCTTGGCCAAGCTGGCTGAACTGCATCACGCCGAACTGAACACACTAAGCGACATTTTCCGCGTGCCGACCATCAATACCTGA